GATTTTGTTTCATAGTTACTTCCTCGGCCTCGTTTTTCTGTAACAATGGGTGGAACGTCCTTTGTTCCACCGTTTCCCTGCCACAAACCAACCTGTCGTCTGTTTGTTCTGGTTTGTGCAGGGGATGGTGAACGGCGAGAAGGAGCGCGTGTCCTTGCTGTTTATGAAGACACTGGTCAGCAGGGGGAGCGTGGACGCCGTGTCGCAGCAGATGGCGTCCCACCCCCAGTATCTGGAGAGCTTCCTGCGCACACAGCACTACATCCTGCACATGGACGGCCCCCTGCCGCTGCCGTACCGCCATTACATCGCCATCATGGTGGGTGACCTGGCTGCTGACGCTGGAAGTGCTCCGCTTCAGCTGCTCCGTTCTTTTAAAACTTCCCCTCTGAACGTTCCTCTGCAGGCGGCGGCCCGTTATCACTGCAGCTACCTGGTGTGCCTGCACTCGGCCCAGTTCCTGAGGGCCGGCGGGGACCCGCTGTGGTTGCAGAGTCTGGAAGCGGCTCCACCTCGTCTTCGCCTGCTTGACCACATAAACAAGGTGCTGGCTCACCAGCCCTGGCTCGCCGCCGGCTCCCACATCCAGGTACGCAGAGTTTATTCAGGGCCCTTTGGTCTGACAGTGacagctaagctaagctaacttaAACTTAAATCCATCGTCTGGAATGAAAACACTGAGACACAAGAGGCTCATggtagctctggaggagctgcagagataaaTAATCTGTTAGTGTACACTTTTTTCTCCAGGAAGAAGAAATGAACTGTTGAATAAAAGTTCAATTTAAAgttgcagtgtgtaacttttacaacaatatgatttttacatgtttgttaaaactttttaacatgttgtgacagtttaacatgagacagataatctgtgaaaagatcaaactcCTCCAGCTACGACTCATtcccggtcaaaaacaaccgagccaggaggaggatcttagcgctgtcagtcatgtTTATGTATGCGCTGCTGGATGTGTCAATGGTGAAAAAACATCTTACCGTTCCAGGAAAACCTTTTATCCACTGTTATCAGTGgacatgctaactagccttaattatttttaataatttattaattttcacTCCAATAATGCAGACCCGTTCAATAAACTCAAATACTTTTAGAAGTCCATTTACTTCATTAAGTCCATCACattatatatagatttattacCTTTATTTCTCCTAATTATGATCATTTTCTGctaacaaataataaaaacaacatttaaaatcaaaatatttcatcagatcatgtttgcttaataaaaagtatgtttaatacctccTTAAAGGTTGTTACTTTCAAATGGTACCTTTTTAATCTCTATATTAAtgtattaaacatgtttttttttccttccagccAGTCAGATTAATCAGAGCGGTGCGCTAAGCgtcttgtttttcctctgtgttGTCTCCAGTCGCTGCTGAAGGCCGGTGAGCAGTGCTGGTCGCTGGCCGAACTGGTGCAGGCCGTGGTCATCCTGGCCCACTGCCACTCGCTCTGCAGCTTCGTCTTCGGCTGCGACACGGACTCGGACCTCGCCCACCTCGCCAAATCTCCCAACGGCACCCCGCCGACCTTCTGCCCCTTCGATGCTGCCAACGGCAACGCCAACGTGCCTCAGTCGCTCAGGCAACCCTCCGAACATATCACACGGCGACGGGTAAACCAACCAGACTTCAGCCTGGAGACTCAAAATGTTCATTAAGGGCgtaataaacaattattttagtaatcaagtaatctgttaattattctgacgattagtTGAGTAATCGAATAAGAaatctgatcaaataaaatattggtaaataatGCCACAACAGCTGCATCAATatcggcccaaattttcatatctgTTCATTTCTAATAATTAACTTTCTGTAGCTTAAAAAATTTACCtgtaacaattaatcaattaatcacataataaattaaaacaaactcaataatttccatttccatGATTTATAGTTgtctctctttttctaccaaacactggatgacaaaagtcttcagtctggttctTCGGTCTCAACTGAAACTTTTTTTGAGGACGAGTTTGGTTATAGAgaattcataattaattttatatgtttggtttatttattttggatatttaaaatgtcttccagttccagtgttaaatgttcattagaagtttaagtttattaatctttaaaaatgtgttcttgcattattatctgttattgttatattatttgaaaattgtgtcaaaacaacaatattattgtttaataaCTTCTGGGGTAATttatcgttcagcaaaatttgttattataTGAGGCCTAGTAACAATAATAActcatttttttaagtcaactttcacaaaagttacacaaaaatctgaaattatgtCCAATTTCataagaagaaataataaagaagcAGCAGTCTGAcactgttttaacaaaaaaaaatgtactccagtttttagtttatgtattcaacTTTAATAATGAActctaaatgtgtaaaatcatttaaactatttaaatccAAACTGTTGCAAATTAATATGAAGCAACACATTTAAACACGAGAGCATCATGTTCAGCTGTAATCGTATGAAAGGAAAGACATATCtgaacttttattgttttctaactGGTTTAAGCTGtttgtaaatgaaaacatgagacATGAAAGCCTGGTTCATTTTTACCCTTTAACTATTTAATAATCCTGGCCAAAGGCTTTTTGTTCCTTagctaataaatgttttttttctttttacattcgGTCTCATTTGTGACATTACACATAAAATTAGATCATTTCTTATCACAGGACAAgatatgttgtgttttgttttcttgtaaatatggAATAAGTATTTTTACCCTGGGTTCGTTTTTGTGCCAACAGTCTTTGGACTCGAGCTGCGACATGGTTTGCCTGAAGGAGAGGATCCAGAAGTCccaggaggagcaggagaagAGAGAGGAGCGTCTCCTGCAGGCACAGACTCTCCAGCAAACAGGTagtagaaataaacaaacaaccgGTCAGAGCAGCTGTTTACACTCTGACGGCTCCAGGGTGTGAAATCTGAGCGAAAGCCACGGTCTCCCCTCCATTCCTGTCACCGACTCTCTTTTTTTAGATgtggaagacgaggaggagaTGCTGTGCTTCGCCGATCCGTCACGTTTCATCACAGACCCCGACTTCTGCTACCAGGAGTTCGCCCGGCGGGACGAGGATCACCTCCAGGTGCTCAGAGTTCAGGTGAGGCCAGGCGTCGGTAAACGAGAGCGGGTCAGCGCCGACGCTGGATGCAAATTTTGAGCCAGAATCTGTTTGATCAGTAATTCAGTGCTTTTCAATATTATGTATTTCTGGGGAcgtcacaaataaaaatctgaaaatatgaaacCTTCTGTATCCCAAAAACAATGAAGTGCATTTAATATTAGCTGTTTACCTTCTCATCTTCTATTATGgctaaaataatcagaattaatcgattattgagataattgtcaactaacttactaatttagtaattaacATGAATATTCAGAATGTAAAAAAGACCAACAAacacagagcagaaattaacccaaatttgtaaaaataaaatatatatatatatattataatatttaatattaataaattaataaattgaatGAGAAAATCTTCTGTCACTTTAAttgtgaagtatttttattcctctaatttattcataaatacaaataatggAAAACCTAAATACaatactgcttttaaaaaatcgTCAGCCTGGTTTACGCCTTTATATCtcttattaaatgtttttggatgGTTTTCATCATTCAGTCTTctgtaaattaaaaactaatccACTACAGATACATTTGATGGATTTgtctcattatttttatttttaggattaCTCCTGGGAAGTCCACGGCTTCTCCCTGATCAACAGATTGTACTCGGACATCGGTCACCTGCTGGATGACAGGTTCCGGAGCGTCACGTCGCTCCCGTCGCTGCACAGCTCCGACCTGAAGAGAGCCATCTGGAATTACATCCATTATGTGTTAGGAATACGGTAAGACCAGCAGCACGCCGAATTACAACTAAAACAAGAGCTGCTCCTGCTCATCTACTAGATAAACATCTGCCGACTTTTGTCCTCAGTTATGATGACTATGACTACGTGGAGGTGAACCAGCTGCTGGAGCGAGACCTGAAGCTGTACATCAAGGCTGTGGCTTGTTTTCCAGACGTCACTAAAACCCCGGTGTGTCCGCTGAGCTGGACTCTGCTGAAAGCCTCAGAACGGGTAAGACAGGATTTCACCGGCCCGTTACAGAAACCAGCATTTACAGGATCTgcctgaaaaaaacaaagttaatttgTACAAAGATTAAACTTTAGAAGCAGCTTTTCAAAGTCGACCAACAGGTTCTGTTTCTTTTGATTCTCTAAATTATTTCAGAGATTAATTTCTGACTGTAAAGTTTCCTTTTAGTTCCCACccaaaattgtactcaagtaaaagtagcactacttcaacttttgcttacttaagtaaaagtaaaaagtagccgttcAAGAAATTCGTCAAGTGAGAGTAAAAAAGTGGTTAAAAATTCAACTCAAGTTCtgaactgatcaaaacatcaattatttaatatttaaaaattacataataagACCAaatatggaccaaaatataaagttatgtggaaaaaaataacataatttcaaaatgcagcaaaatatttttttataaatattttcctttcaatataaaactaaactttaacaaaaactgcaggtgtgttcttgcattatcgcctgaaaatggtctcaaaacgaCAATATTATCAATTATCAGGACAATTTATGTCCAGCTGAATTTGATATGCTTACAGGCTTAGTTGAGGAGAAGCTTTGTCTCTTACTCTTCTTCTGCCCTCAGATACACGTCAACTTGCTGATCATGGAGGCCCGGCTGCAGGCGGAGCTTCTTTACGCAATGAGAGCCATCACACGGTATATGATCGCCTGAAGCGCTGGTTCCGACGGCCCGCCGGTACAGAGAGACCCTGAGAGGACGAGGAACGTTGAACTGCAGGCAGCGGTGATGCGAGGCGGGAAGCGGCAGATTTAACGTGTTTATTATGCTCCTCCCCGCCACATCTCTCACCTTTCTCAGAAAACATCCTGCCTCTCTAAAGGTTACGTGCAATTATTagtagttattttaaaatttccctGTTGTCTTGTGTTCCAGTTGAGTCTGTGAGAAGCTGCTTGTTTGCAGCGTTGTGTTATCAGTTGCCAACACTCCTATTTTTTTCATTAGACAAGTCTCCTTTTGTATTAACTATGCtttcccaaaaaagaaaaaaaaaagttttttgtcgTACAAGGTGAATGAATGTTAATGGGAGATCAGGGGcttgttgttgatttattttttgacaatcTTTGTCAATTTGAAGGatgttttttggactgtgacGCTCCCTGACATTTCGTATTGATGCTGATCGAGAACAAACAGCCGTGACTGCTGGAAGTTATCACATCACTatagtttcttttaataagcacttttttaaactttatatatttataatgaaATGTAGCTCATCAATAGACATTAAGACAAAGTGTGTGGGTCCGACAcctttcctctcctcctgtttttGCGTTTCTGCCCCAGGTTTCTGAAAAGGTACTCGATTTGAGatgttttccttccttcctactTGCGTTATGTGGAGCCAGAAGGAATGTAAAGATGGTGGACGTTTGCAAACAAACTCCTCTGAGAAGCTGAGCCACTCGGATCACGCCTAATATCGAATGTTATTGGCAACACGTTACAGAAGAGTTTGGTAAAGGAAAATTTGTGTTTGAGTTGCATGTTTGGGCTTTTGCATTTGTACTTTTTCAAGTCTAATTAGGTTGAAACTCATCtaaatttgaaaagcagaaaatgagcAAACGTatcttttttcagtcttttttttcttattatttttacatttttctgtaaatttttgGCGTTACTCCCTTCGTATTGTTCTGAGTGTGACTGTAGGACCTGCTCGTTGCGCTGCAACCTGAGTAGAAGTAGACGTTTCACAGACTGTAGTTAGATTTAGCAACGTGCAGAAGAAACAAGTGCATATCGacttaaaacaaagcaaaagcgCTGTTATAACACAGGTGCCTTTAGGTTGGAAAAACTGGAGCGCTGCTCAAGAGGAGGGTTGTTACTGCTGGAGGCTGGACCCGGGCATCGATCGGCGGCAGAAACGAATGTTTCTTTTCCCCCCGCAAGATGGCCGGCGTCATTTCCGATGAATATTACGCCCGTTTTTTTCACCTTCTGCGAAGTCCCAGCATCTCAGCAAGAGCCTTTGACACAGATGGATGTTAAAAAAATGGACAgctatatttaaaacaaaaagtacaaaaaagagaataagtgcaaagacaaaaaaatttttgaaaatgtaaacatgttttctataaaaaaatgtatcaaaataaaCCGTCTGTTGTCTTTCCTTAGAAACCAACTCCCACCTGCATACTTTCACTTTTCTCACATGGAgctggaaaaaatgtttgcagcttcagtttttatgttgTAAGTTTGCACTGAGTTCAAGTTCCACCATGTTTATCTCCAAGCAAACATGCTAATTTATCAGAGATATTGCTGCAACCAGATCAGCCACTTATCAaatcaaggactggagtttcaGAGTTCCCAAGAAAGTCCAAAGAGTTCTTGCTCAAGGATAACAAGCAGGCAGGTGTGAGTCAAGAAGGCCACTTGAGGCCACTTatctccaaaacaaaacaaaaaaaacatcgaGGACGGATTGAGAGAAAGAAGCACCGAGACTGGCATAAAGCTTTGCTTTTCAGATCCATTTTAGCACCAGGGCAATTTAAAGGAACATACAATAAACAAGCAAATTGATAATCTGTTTATTATTAATTGATCCCAACTCTAAACTGATGtgtttttagctttgatttaaaggaagtcaaaACTGCCGAAACACTGATGGAAGTAACAGATTAATGGAAGTAACAAACTTTAATTAATCTGGAAGTTTGTTACAAATTAATGTTCCAGATTAGATGCAGAATACTGcttttccatgtttggttctggttctgggggtGTAGagtagaccagaaccagaagagctGAGTGGTCTGCTAGGTTGATGCAACAGCTCCAGGGGTACCCAAAGtctgtcctggagggccggcatcc
This Xiphophorus hellerii strain 12219 chromosome 23, Xiphophorus_hellerii-4.1, whole genome shotgun sequence DNA region includes the following protein-coding sequences:
- the sesn4 gene encoding sestrin-3 codes for the protein MIICTSKMEYPLISQCKRVQNQGMVNGEKERVSLLFMKTLVSRGSVDAVSQQMASHPQYLESFLRTQHYILHMDGPLPLPYRHYIAIMAAARYHCSYLVCLHSAQFLRAGGDPLWLQSLEAAPPRLRLLDHINKVLAHQPWLAAGSHIQSLLKAGEQCWSLAELVQAVVILAHCHSLCSFVFGCDTDSDLAHLAKSPNGTPPTFCPFDAANGNANVPQSLRQPSEHITRRRSLDSSCDMVCLKERIQKSQEEQEKREERLLQAQTLQQTDVEDEEEMLCFADPSRFITDPDFCYQEFARRDEDHLQVLRVQDYSWEVHGFSLINRLYSDIGHLLDDRFRSVTSLPSLHSSDLKRAIWNYIHYVLGIRYDDYDYVEVNQLLERDLKLYIKAVACFPDVTKTPVCPLSWTLLKASERIHVNLLIMEARLQAELLYAMRAITRYMIA